The genomic segment AGTTGTTTCTGAACTTTCAAGGTTGCTAATAGGAAGCGTCAATAAAAGCGACCCTATAAAGATAACTGTTGCAAAACTAATGACTATTTTAGCAGCTGGAGGTAATCTCCTAAGTCTTTTTAAAAACATTCGTTTTCTCCTCATTCTTTCTTAAATTCTGGCATACGAATGTATTATATTCTTTCTAAAATAAAAGTAAAGCAAATTCGATTTTTCAAAAAAAATAAGATTGGCTTCCGTCAATCTTACGCTTTTAATCATAATATTTTATTATACATAATCTTCTACAATCATTTGACATATGCGGTGGCTTTCAAGAGAAGATTCCATGCTCACAGGATTCTTTTGATTTTCAATACCTTCTATTGTGGCACGGATCAATGGAGCAAACCCTCTTTTTTCAAGCGTTTGATCCCAGTCACCAAAATTGATCACTTGTTTTTGTCCAGCCGTTTCAATTTCGTAATCTGTTAAATTGACCACTCGGTGAGTGCCAGTTGGAGATTGAACTTCTGCAGACTCGAAGTTGGCACCAGAGTTATAATTCATTGTCGCAATACATTCTGTGTGTTCCGTGGTAAGATGTAAAACACAAGTTTTCAACTCACCGTTTTCTTCTTTGATGCTGAAATTTGTTTGGATAACAGGTTCATCCAGTAAAAATAAAGCGGTATCAACTACATGGATAAACAAATCATAAATTGCATATTTTACACTACCTGAACTGTTAGGTTTTGTTTTTTGGACTAAGATCATACTTTTATTTGGAACTTCTTTCACTTTTTGGATCATCGGCGCAAATCTGCGATTAAATCCTGTAACAAGTAAAACGTTTTTTTCTTCGGCTAGATCCATCAATGCTTTTACTTCATCAATATTTTCACTGATTGGTTTATCAACATACACATGGATGCCTTTTTCGATACATTGTCTGATAAGAGCTTCATGAATATGCGTAGCTGTATGTATAAAAACTGCTTCGATTCCACTCATAAGTAAATCTTCAACAGAAGAGTATAAATTAGTGATACGATATTTTTTGCCGATTTTTGCTAACTTTTCTTGGTCACGTGTAAATAAATGCCATTCTATTTCTTTATCCATTGCCATCATAACTGGCAAATAAGCTTTTTGAGAAATATTTCCTAAACCAATAATTCCAATTTTCATTTTTTTACCCTTCTCTCTTTTTTCTTTTTCACTACATATCCTATCATATTTTGTACGAGATTACTCTTTTAAAAATGCTCTATAGTTTACTATTTTTTTATCTTTTGTACAATAAAGATAAGATGTTACTTATTTAGGAGGAACTAGCTAATGAAATTTATCTCATGGAATGTTAATGGGTTGCGTGCCATTGTAAAAAAAGGATTTATGGATATTTTTAATGAATTAGATGCTGATTTCTTTTGTCTGCAAGAAACCAAGCTCCAAGAAGGCCAGATTGATCTTGAACTTCCTGGCTATTATGACTATTGGAATTATGCTGAAAAAAAAGGCTATTCAGGAACAGCCATTTTTACCAAACATAAACCAACGGCTGTTTATTACGGAATCGGAAAACAAGAACACGATGATGAAGGACGAGTAATCACACTAGATTACCCTGATTATTATGTTGTTACTTGTTATACACCTAATTCTAAAAGCGAACTGAAACGTTTGGACTATAGAATGCGATGGGAAGATGCTTTTCTAAGTTATTTAAAAACACTGGATACTGAAAAACCTGTTATCCTTTGTGGCGATTTAAATGTGGCTCATCAAAATATCGATTTGAAAAATTGGAAAACAAACCAGCAAAGTGCCGGCTTTAGTAAAGAAGAACGCATGAAATTTTCCAATTTATTAGATAATGGATTTATCGACACATTCCGTTACTTCTACCCCGATGAAGAAGGTGCTTATACTTGGTGGAATTATCGTTTTAATGCACGTAAAAATAATGCTGGTTGGCGAATTGATTACTTTTGTGTATCTGAACGGTTAAAAGATCACTTACAAGACGCCAAAATTCTTAACGATATTCTAGGATCCGATCATTGCCCTGTAGAATTAACCTTGAAAGATAAGATTGACTAAATAAAATGAAGCAAAAATCGCTAGAACCTAGTCTGTTCTAATCATTAGTCTAAATTGCGTTCGCTATTCTGTTATTTTTTTGTTGCAAAATCATTGTAGAAACTATATACTAATTAAGATGAAATCGATAGTTTTTCATAAGGGAGTAACTGGCAGCGATAGCTGTGGCAACGTCACCAACAAGTAGATTCGCAACAATCTTCTGGTGTTGTCTTAAATAGTGAGACTTATGCACATTGTTCTCCATAAGGACAATCCTGCATAAGTCTCTTTTTTTATCGATTTTAACGACCATAAAAAGGAGGATATCAAACGAACAACACAAGCTTAGAGAATGATCAACCTCATTCCCAATCAGTACAAAACTTGTTTGGCGATAATGAATATGCTACTATTTTGGGCAACTGTGTTATAATTGGCATTATTTTTTTATTCTTATTAACGACCGATTCTACCCATACTAATCCATTACTTGATTAGTTGTTAGGAACCGGCTAAATTTTTTTTATGAAAGGGTGTATCACTTGGAAAATTACCAAAAAGACCAAGAAACAGTTTTATCAGAATTACAAACTTCACCTGAAGGTTTGCAGGAAAGTGAAGTTAAGAAACGCCAAGAACGTGACGGTTTAAATGAATTAAAGCAAAAAGAAAAAGACTCCGTTCTTAAATTATTTTTAGCAACCTTTAAAGATGCAATGGTTATTGTGTTGTTAATCGTAGCCGTAATCCAAATGGCATTAGGTTCAGTCGTAGAATCATTAATTATCTTTGCGGTTTTAATGATCAACTCAATTATCAGTGTGATCCAAACTAAAAAAGCAGAAAGTTCGCTAGATGCTTTATCCAGTCTTTCGGCTCCTGAGTCAAAAGTGATTCGTAATGGAGTTAAAGTAACGATCCCTGCAAAAGAACTTGTTGTAGGTGATATTGTCCTTTTAGATGCTGGGGATTATGTTCCAGCTGATGGACGTCTATTAGAAGCAGGATCTCTTCAAATCAATGAAGGAATGTTGACTGGTGAATCTGTTCCAGCGGATAAAAGTATTGATGTTGTTGAAAAAGAAGTACCCGTTGGGGACCGTTCAAACATGGTTCATAGTGGAACATTAGTAACCTATGGACGTGGGCTTGTAGTTGTCACAGGTACCGGAAACAATACTGAAATTGGTCAAGTTGCCAGCTTGATCGATAATGCTGTAGCTAAACAAACGCCACTACAAAGAAAATTAGATGACTTTAGTAAAAAACTAGGTTTTGGTATTCTAATTCTTTCGGTTCTTATTTTTGCTATCCAAGCTGCTCGTATCTTCTTTGGTGGAGCAACAGATGTAAATACTGAATTGTTGAATGCATTTATGTTCGCAGTTGCAGTAGCCGTTGCAGCCATTCCAGAAGCGCTGCAATCGATCGTTACGATCGTTCTTTCTACAGGAACAGGCAAGATGGCTAAGAAGCATGCGATCATTCGTAAACTTCCAGCTGTTGAAACTTTAGGTTCGACAAGTGTTATTTGTACTGATAAAACAGGTACATTAACTCAAAATAAAATGACGATCGTTGATTATTTCTTACCAAATGGACAGACTGGTGACTTCAATGCTAAACCAGAAACTTGGAGTGCTGATGAAGCTCGTTTAATGCAAATTGCTGTATTAGCAAATGATTCTAACATCAATGAACAAGGTCAAGAACTTGGTGATCCTACTGAAGTTGCTATGATTGCTTTCAGCAACAAAGTAAACAAGCCTTACCATGAATTACGTAATGCTTACCCAAGATTAGCTGAGTTGCCGTTTGACTCAGATCGTAAATTAATGTCTACTGTTCATACTATTGATGGCGAACAATTGATGCTGACAAAAGGTGGACCAGATGTTGTTTTCAATCGCAGTTCAAAAATTTTGCTTGATGGACAAGTTGTTCCTTTAACAGATGAAAACTTAAAAGCTTTAGCTGATCAAAATGAAGCTTTCTCAGACCGTGCTCTTCGCGTTTTAGCTTTTGCTTATAAACCAATCACAGAAGGTCAAACGATTACTTTTGAAGATGAAAATGATTTGATCTTAGTTGGTTTAGTGGCTATGATCGATCCTCCTCGTGAAGCTGTTTACGGAGCTGTTGAACAAGCTAAAAAAGCGGGTATCAAAACAGTTATGATCACAGGTGACCATAAAACTACTGCACGTGCTATTGCTCGTGACATCGGTATTTCTGAACCAGATGATATCGCGTTAACTGGTCAAGAACTAGACGCTTTAAGTGAAGATGAATTAAATGCTAAATTAGAAAAAATTTCTGTTTACGCTCGTGTTTCTCCAGAAAACAAGATCAGAATCGTTCGTGCTTGGCAAAATAAAGACAAGATCTCTGCTATGACAGGTGATGGTGTGAATGACGCTCCAGCATTGAAACAAGCAGATATCGGTATCGCAATGGGTAGTGGAACAGACGTAGCTAAAGATGCTGCTGCAATGGTGCTTACGGATGATAATTTCGTTTCAATCATTAGCGCAGTTGAAGTTGGTCGTAATGTTTTTGATAACATAAAAAAAGCTGTCGCTTATTTGTTTGCTGGTAACCTTGGTGCCATTATTGCTATCGTAGCCGCTTTATTAATGGACTGGGTAAACCCATTTACAGCTCTTCAATTGTTGTTTATCAACTTAGTAAATGATTCTATTCCTGCCATTGCTTTAGGAATGGAAAAAGGCGAACCAAACGTGATGGAACGTAAACCAAGAGATCCTAACGAAGGAATTTTTGCTGGTGCTACACTAAGATCAGTTGCTTTCCGTGGTACGCTTATCGGGATTGCTGTTATCATTTCGCAATATATTGGATTAGGTTATTCAGATGAAATGAGTATTGCTATGGCCTTTACAACACTTATCCTTGCTCGTACATTACAAACATTCCCAGCACGTTCAAATACGCAAACATCTATTGGAGCTGGTTTCTTCTCTAATAAATTTGCTATCTATGCTGTTCTATTCTGTTCTGTATTATACGGAGTAACCGTTCTTCCAGGAATCCGTTCAATCTTTGCTATTCCAGCAAACTTTGGTTGGGAACAATGGGGAATTGCTGCAGGTTTAGCACTAGTTGCTGTAATCTTAATGGAATTAGCTAAATTTATTCCTTTTAAAAACGAAGCTTAATTTCTTGTAATTTGCATAATAAAAGACGCCAATTCGTTAATGAAATCTATTAGCGAATTGGTGTCTTCTTTTTATTGGATTTTTTCACTAGTAAATAGCAATAAAATCCTTTATACTATTAACCGAATACTTGTTCGAGGAGGAAAAAAATGAACTTTGTCGCATTAGACTTTGAAACAGCCAGTAACCAGCGTCATAGTGCTTGCTCAGTTGCTTTGACCGTTGTACGCAAAAGTAAAATTGTTGATCACTATTACTCGTTGATCAAACCAGAAACTGAATTTTTTTGGCGTAATATCCAAGTTCACGGTATTACCCAAAGAGATGTTCATAATGCTCCCTCTTTCCCAGAAGTCTGGGAAGAAATAAAACCGTTCTTCACAGAAAACAAACTCGTTGTCGCACATAATCTGCCTTTTGACCGAGGTGTTTTACAAGGCTGTCTTGATTATTACAACTTAGAGCAACCTCATTTTCAAACACTTTGTACGGTCCAATCTAGTCGAAAACTAATGACAGAACTTCCTAACCACAAACTAAACACCGTTTGTGATCATTTAGGCATCCGTTTAGATAACCATCATAACGCACTTGAAGATAGTAACGCTTGTGCTGCTATTCTGCTTTATTTAGAAGATCACTTTGGGACAGACCCTTTAAAAAAATTAGTTAAACATATTTAACTCATGTATTTAATTTGAATAAAAGTGCATAAAACAAATGGTCTTTTAGTTTTTTTTAAAGACCGTTTGTTTTTTTGTCTTACCTTTCCTCAGGTGCAATTAGTTGAATTGACATGGGAATTCCCGTATTTTTATTATACTAGCTCTGTTTAAAAACATAGCAAAAATACTTTGGAGGAGTTTACATGATTAAAAAACAAAAACAGTTTTTAGGAGCTGTCTTTATACTTATGCTAGGTTTATTCATAAATTTAGCAACACCACTATCCGCTTCAGCTGAAAAAGGAACAGAAAGCGATCCTTATGTTATCACGACAGATGTTACTTATGCACCTTTCGAGTTCAAAAATGCTGACAATGAATATGTTGGTATTGATGTAGAAATTCTGGATGCTATTGCTGAAGATCAAGGTTTCACTTACGAGTTACGTCCTTTAGCATTTAGTGCAGGGTTGCAAGCTTTAGAATCCAATCAAGTTGATGGAATGATTGCAGCAATGAGTATTACAGACGAACGTAAAGAATCATTTGACTTTTCTGATCCTTATTTTGAAGCCGGTACAGTTATGGCTATTTCAGAAAATAATGATGAAATTTCTTCTTATGAAGATTTAGATGGAAAAACAGTCGCTGTTAAAGTTGGTACAACAGGTGCTGCATTTGTTGAAGAATTAAAAAAAGAATTTGATATCAAAGTGAACCAATTCGAAGATTCAGCTACGATGTATGATGATGTTGTTGCAGGCCATTCTGATGCTGTATTTGATGACTATCCTGTTATGGCCTATGCCGTTCAGCAAGGTCTTCAGCTAAAATTCCCACTTGATCCAGAAGCAGGAGATGTTTATGGATTTGCTGTTAATAAAGGTCAAAATCCAGAATTGCTGGAAAAATTTAATGCCGGGTTAGCAAATATCAAAGAAAATGGCATTCATGAAGACATTACAACTAAGTATACTGGTGAAGATGCAGAATCTGTAACGACTAGTAATGGCTTCTTTTCCTTAATCAAAAACAATTATAAAGAATTACTAACTGGACTTGGCCGAACACTAGTATTGACCCTTGTTTCTTTTGCAATTGCATTAGTAGTCGGAGTTATTTTAGGATTGTTTAGTGCTACTTCAAACAAACTGTTGACTGGTATTTCAACGATTTATGTAACGATTATGCGAGGTATCCCTTTGATTGTTTTAGCCTTTTTCGTTTATTTCTCTATTCCTCAATTCTTAAATATTCAATTATCTGCTTATATAGCAGGTGTGATCACCTTAAGTTTGAATACAACGGCTTATATTGCTGAATTGGTCCGTGGAGGAATTCAAGCCGTAGCCGGTGGACAATTAGAAGCTGCGAGAAGTTTAGGATTGCCTTACCCAACATCTATGCGTAAAATTGTTTTACCGCAAGCTATTAAAATTATGATTCCATCCTTTATCAATCAATTTGTCATTACACTGAAAGATACATCAATCTTATCCGTGATCGGTATTGTTGAATTGACTCAAACAGGTAAAATCATTATTGCACGTACCTACTCTTCTGGTAATATGTGGTTGATCGTTGGTTTGATGTACATCATCATTATTACCATTCTTACGAAATTTTCAAATTATCTTGAAAGGAGACTATCAAATGACTAAATTAAAAGTGGAACACTTAAAGAAAAATTTTGGAGATTTAGAAGTGTTAAAAGATTTGTCTATCGAAGTTCAAGAAGGTGAAGTAGTTTGTATTATCGGTCCATCAGGATCTGGTAAAAGTACTTTCCTTCGTTGTATGAATGCTTTAGAAGAAATTACCGGTGGAAAAGTCATTATCGATGACTTTGATTTAACGGATCCAAAACAAGATATCAACAAAGTCCGAGAAAACATTGGAATGGTTTTCCAGCAGTTCAACCTCTTTCCTCACTTGACGGTTTTAGAGAATATTACATTAGCTCCTAAAGAATTAAAAAAAGAATCTAACGAATCAAGTCAAAAACGTGCATTAGAATTGCTGGAAACGGTTGGACTTTCTGAAAAAGCCAATGATTACCCTAAATCATTATCCGGCGGACAAAAGCAACGTGTGGCTATTGCACGAGCTTTAGCGATGGATCCAGATATTATGCTGTTCGATGAGCCTACCAGCGCACTTGATCCAGAGATGGTTGGAGATGTACTTGAAGTCATGCAGAAACTAGCGGATCAAGGTATGACCATGTTAGTCGTGACACATGAAATGGGCTTCGCCAAAGAAGTAGCAGATCGCGTGATTTTCATGGATGGCGGCTATATCGTTGAAGAAGGAAAACCAGAGGATGTCT from the Carnobacterium inhibens subsp. inhibens DSM 13024 genome contains:
- a CDS encoding 3'-5' exonuclease translates to MNFVALDFETASNQRHSACSVALTVVRKSKIVDHYYSLIKPETEFFWRNIQVHGITQRDVHNAPSFPEVWEEIKPFFTENKLVVAHNLPFDRGVLQGCLDYYNLEQPHFQTLCTVQSSRKLMTELPNHKLNTVCDHLGIRLDNHHNALEDSNACAAILLYLEDHFGTDPLKKLVKHI
- a CDS encoding Gfo/Idh/MocA family protein encodes the protein MKIGIIGLGNISQKAYLPVMMAMDKEIEWHLFTRDQEKLAKIGKKYRITNLYSSVEDLLMSGIEAVFIHTATHIHEALIRQCIEKGIHVYVDKPISENIDEVKALMDLAEEKNVLLVTGFNRRFAPMIQKVKEVPNKSMILVQKTKPNSSGSVKYAIYDLFIHVVDTALFLLDEPVIQTNFSIKEENGELKTCVLHLTTEHTECIATMNYNSGANFESAEVQSPTGTHRVVNLTDYEIETAGQKQVINFGDWDQTLEKRGFAPLIRATIEGIENQKNPVSMESSLESHRICQMIVEDYV
- a CDS encoding exodeoxyribonuclease III yields the protein MKFISWNVNGLRAIVKKGFMDIFNELDADFFCLQETKLQEGQIDLELPGYYDYWNYAEKKGYSGTAIFTKHKPTAVYYGIGKQEHDDEGRVITLDYPDYYVVTCYTPNSKSELKRLDYRMRWEDAFLSYLKTLDTEKPVILCGDLNVAHQNIDLKNWKTNQQSAGFSKEERMKFSNLLDNGFIDTFRYFYPDEEGAYTWWNYRFNARKNNAGWRIDYFCVSERLKDHLQDAKILNDILGSDHCPVELTLKDKID
- a CDS encoding amino acid ABC transporter substrate-binding protein/permease — encoded protein: MIKKQKQFLGAVFILMLGLFINLATPLSASAEKGTESDPYVITTDVTYAPFEFKNADNEYVGIDVEILDAIAEDQGFTYELRPLAFSAGLQALESNQVDGMIAAMSITDERKESFDFSDPYFEAGTVMAISENNDEISSYEDLDGKTVAVKVGTTGAAFVEELKKEFDIKVNQFEDSATMYDDVVAGHSDAVFDDYPVMAYAVQQGLQLKFPLDPEAGDVYGFAVNKGQNPELLEKFNAGLANIKENGIHEDITTKYTGEDAESVTTSNGFFSLIKNNYKELLTGLGRTLVLTLVSFAIALVVGVILGLFSATSNKLLTGISTIYVTIMRGIPLIVLAFFVYFSIPQFLNIQLSAYIAGVITLSLNTTAYIAELVRGGIQAVAGGQLEAARSLGLPYPTSMRKIVLPQAIKIMIPSFINQFVITLKDTSILSVIGIVELTQTGKIIIARTYSSGNMWLIVGLMYIIIITILTKFSNYLERRLSND
- a CDS encoding cation-translocating P-type ATPase, with the translated sequence MENYQKDQETVLSELQTSPEGLQESEVKKRQERDGLNELKQKEKDSVLKLFLATFKDAMVIVLLIVAVIQMALGSVVESLIIFAVLMINSIISVIQTKKAESSLDALSSLSAPESKVIRNGVKVTIPAKELVVGDIVLLDAGDYVPADGRLLEAGSLQINEGMLTGESVPADKSIDVVEKEVPVGDRSNMVHSGTLVTYGRGLVVVTGTGNNTEIGQVASLIDNAVAKQTPLQRKLDDFSKKLGFGILILSVLIFAIQAARIFFGGATDVNTELLNAFMFAVAVAVAAIPEALQSIVTIVLSTGTGKMAKKHAIIRKLPAVETLGSTSVICTDKTGTLTQNKMTIVDYFLPNGQTGDFNAKPETWSADEARLMQIAVLANDSNINEQGQELGDPTEVAMIAFSNKVNKPYHELRNAYPRLAELPFDSDRKLMSTVHTIDGEQLMLTKGGPDVVFNRSSKILLDGQVVPLTDENLKALADQNEAFSDRALRVLAFAYKPITEGQTITFEDENDLILVGLVAMIDPPREAVYGAVEQAKKAGIKTVMITGDHKTTARAIARDIGISEPDDIALTGQELDALSEDELNAKLEKISVYARVSPENKIRIVRAWQNKDKISAMTGDGVNDAPALKQADIGIAMGSGTDVAKDAAAMVLTDDNFVSIISAVEVGRNVFDNIKKAVAYLFAGNLGAIIAIVAALLMDWVNPFTALQLLFINLVNDSIPAIALGMEKGEPNVMERKPRDPNEGIFAGATLRSVAFRGTLIGIAVIISQYIGLGYSDEMSIAMAFTTLILARTLQTFPARSNTQTSIGAGFFSNKFAIYAVLFCSVLYGVTVLPGIRSIFAIPANFGWEQWGIAAGLALVAVILMELAKFIPFKNEA
- a CDS encoding amino acid ABC transporter ATP-binding protein, encoding MTKLKVEHLKKNFGDLEVLKDLSIEVQEGEVVCIIGPSGSGKSTFLRCMNALEEITGGKVIIDDFDLTDPKQDINKVRENIGMVFQQFNLFPHLTVLENITLAPKELKKESNESSQKRALELLETVGLSEKANDYPKSLSGGQKQRVAIARALAMDPDIMLFDEPTSALDPEMVGDVLEVMQKLADQGMTMLVVTHEMGFAKEVADRVIFMDGGYIVEEGKPEDVFNSPQNERTKNFLEKVLI